One genomic segment of Chitinophaga parva includes these proteins:
- a CDS encoding class I SAM-dependent methyltransferase, with protein MKRKRILDVTAGSKKMWFNKKHPDTVYTDFRDEDITLFDGRMLQVRPDVVADFRSLPFPDESFHLVVFDPPHLKELGGKSVMAQSYGVLFSTWETDIRDGWLECMRVLRPNGTLIFKWNEFQITLNQVLAVIPGSPLFGHTSGKHGRTKWMAFIK; from the coding sequence ATGAAAAGGAAAAGGATATTGGACGTGACCGCAGGCAGCAAAAAAATGTGGTTCAATAAAAAGCACCCTGATACCGTATACACTGATTTCCGCGATGAGGATATCACCTTGTTCGATGGAAGGATGCTCCAAGTCCGGCCTGATGTGGTGGCCGACTTCCGGAGCCTGCCGTTTCCCGATGAAAGTTTCCACCTGGTGGTGTTCGATCCCCCACACCTAAAAGAACTCGGCGGAAAGTCAGTAATGGCCCAGAGCTACGGGGTGCTATTTTCCACCTGGGAGACCGATATCCGCGATGGATGGCTGGAATGCATGCGGGTCTTGAGGCCGAATGGCACCCTAATCTTTAAGTGGAACGAATTTCAAATCACATTGAACCAGGTACTGGCTGTTATACCAGGTAGCCCCCTGTTTGGCCATACATCTGGCAAGCACGGACGCACCAAGTGGATGGCATTTATAAAATAA
- a CDS encoding PD-(D/E)XK nuclease-like domain-containing protein — MKDPYYGRPEVSNSDLSMIKKYWQPQGIIYDLEQAYKFGTLIDCMITEPHKVDYFRFSCAGEQYTREDFERAELMKKAFYRDPLCAMMAKRSSFQKVSIRQNFGIDYSRFSFSLDVRCKWDLFIDEYDMSGDIKSTTATSQKQFEDAVRYFDYDRQRAWYLDIEERSNDMLIGISKVNFKVFKVPVKRGSDLYKSGRDKYQELAFKHAYLFDDIRNIRISA, encoded by the coding sequence ATGAAAGACCCTTACTACGGCCGCCCGGAGGTATCCAACAGCGACCTGTCAATGATAAAGAAGTACTGGCAGCCACAGGGTATTATTTACGACCTGGAACAGGCTTATAAGTTCGGCACACTGATCGACTGCATGATCACTGAGCCTCATAAGGTGGATTATTTCCGCTTCTCCTGCGCCGGTGAGCAATATACCAGGGAAGACTTTGAACGTGCTGAACTGATGAAAAAGGCTTTCTATAGGGATCCACTCTGCGCAATGATGGCAAAGCGGTCTTCTTTCCAGAAGGTAAGCATCAGGCAGAATTTCGGCATCGACTATAGCCGGTTTTCATTCTCTCTGGATGTCAGATGCAAGTGGGATTTGTTCATCGACGAGTACGACATGTCAGGTGATATAAAAAGCACCACTGCTACCTCGCAAAAGCAGTTCGAGGATGCCGTGCGATATTTCGACTACGACCGCCAGCGCGCCTGGTATCTGGATATCGAAGAACGGAGCAACGACATGCTCATAGGCATTAGTAAGGTGAACTTCAAAGTATTCAAAGTGCCGGTGAAGCGTGGTTCAGACCTGTATAAATCCGGCAGAGACAAATACCAGGAACTGGCTTTCAAACATGCATACCTCTTTGACGATATACGCAATATCAGAATCTCAGCATAG
- a CDS encoding PDDEXK family nuclease has protein sequence MKGPRMTLRDIESSACGPLNKSIIQECRKAPKQPKGDCPPVQRMWSQLAAWSLATGIPVTREHRFHPERKWRFDFALVDHKIAIEYEGIMAGKSRHTTISGYTGDTEKYNAAAELGWTVLRFTVKNSREVITVLEKTIKG, from the coding sequence ATGAAGGGACCGAGAATGACCCTGAGGGATATAGAGAGTAGTGCCTGCGGCCCATTGAATAAATCGATCATCCAAGAGTGCCGCAAAGCGCCCAAACAGCCCAAGGGCGACTGCCCACCCGTGCAGCGCATGTGGTCACAACTCGCCGCCTGGTCCTTGGCTACCGGCATCCCAGTCACCCGGGAACACCGGTTCCACCCGGAACGGAAGTGGCGGTTTGACTTCGCCCTGGTGGACCACAAGATTGCCATCGAATACGAAGGCATCATGGCAGGCAAGAGCAGGCATACCACCATTTCCGGATATACCGGTGACACGGAGAAGTACAACGCCGCCGCGGAGCTGGGGTGGACCGTGCTGCGGTTTACAGTAAAGAATAGTAGGGAGGTAATAACGGTTCTTGAGAAAACAATAAAGGGATAG
- a CDS encoding recombinase RecT → MENSKQQLLQLINNARPAELIEAPVVADRFKDLYKVIHGIQNDTAVAAYYEAEKFHFLKMINDNPNLATCSKLSIYGVFMDVAVSGLSFDPSAKHLYVVPYNINVGTKDNPKWEKRAALQVSGYGELLLRTIQGQIKHADNPVLVYEGDKFMYGTSRGATLLEHTVALPRTSNNILACYLRITRADDTVDYKVMSMEELQVLRGFSKDSNSVAWTKGIAGMMVAKTIKHAFKTYPKIRLGEFSRLESETVDTEADIINGPDYGLPAGDPVGSFLEDNSKPPVDIAPTPSDELDF, encoded by the coding sequence ATGGAAAATTCAAAACAACAACTCCTGCAACTAATCAACAACGCCAGGCCTGCTGAGCTTATCGAGGCACCGGTGGTGGCTGATCGCTTCAAGGACCTCTACAAGGTAATACACGGCATTCAGAATGACACCGCAGTGGCTGCCTACTACGAAGCGGAGAAATTCCATTTCCTCAAAATGATCAACGACAACCCGAACCTGGCAACCTGCTCCAAATTATCCATTTATGGTGTGTTCATGGATGTAGCGGTATCCGGCCTGTCGTTCGACCCATCCGCCAAGCACCTATACGTAGTACCATACAACATTAATGTGGGCACAAAGGATAATCCCAAATGGGAAAAGAGGGCGGCCCTGCAAGTATCTGGATATGGTGAATTGCTGTTGCGTACCATCCAGGGCCAGATCAAGCATGCTGATAATCCAGTCTTGGTATACGAGGGTGACAAGTTTATGTATGGTACCAGCCGTGGCGCCACCTTGCTTGAACATACCGTAGCGCTGCCCCGTACGAGCAACAACATCCTTGCTTGTTATCTCAGGATCACCCGCGCTGATGACACGGTGGATTACAAGGTAATGTCCATGGAAGAGTTGCAGGTATTGCGCGGCTTCAGCAAGGATTCAAATAGCGTTGCATGGACCAAGGGCATTGCCGGCATGATGGTGGCAAAAACCATCAAACACGCCTTCAAAACTTACCCGAAGATCCGCCTCGGTGAGTTCAGCCGGCTGGAAAGTGAAACGGTAGATACCGAAGCCGATATTATTAACGGGCCGGATTACGGCTTGCCTGCAGGTGATCCGGTGGGCTCATTCCTGGAAGATAATTCCAAACCGCCTGTAGACATAGCGCCTACGCCGTCTGATGAACTCGATTTCTAA
- a CDS encoding DUF551 domain-containing protein, with the protein MSILEQKTQEAAERQLNHHIYNEDIESGESPYESFRIGFTDGVEWGRGPEAWISVEDGLPDKEKGKNYSKFYPVVSECEFYAAAYDFDAKDWFDRSGEEVLVTHWQPMPQLPKK; encoded by the coding sequence ATGAGCATATTGGAACAAAAAACGCAGGAGGCGGCAGAACGCCAATTGAACCACCACATTTATAATGAGGACATTGAAAGTGGGGAATCACCCTATGAGTCATTCAGGATTGGGTTTACAGATGGCGTCGAATGGGGGCGCGGCCCGGAGGCCTGGATAAGCGTCGAGGATGGGCTGCCGGATAAAGAAAAAGGTAAAAATTATTCAAAGTTTTACCCAGTAGTATCCGAATGTGAATTTTACGCTGCTGCATATGATTTTGATGCAAAAGACTGGTTTGATAGGAGCGGGGAAGAAGTATTAGTTACTCACTGGCAGCCGATGCCGCAATTGCCAAAGAAATGA
- a CDS encoding DnaJ-like cysteine-rich domain-containing protein, protein MALLTPQKAQDLLNDVSKAPDSQSILLKKRKDVFLEVSLHTRGVRPSFRDLSGDNGGYIIPPRWGGKEYQYIFETFLINRHPREADVTRQWRLSQYRPHTKAPFGMLTDILRGAIFQDSQYTLTLPDKDDNDYIWGNNFQGMNLITYMSEVVLPGIIEDPNGYIVRMPSKPYFDQTADRLEIMILFVNSKNIVYDGPEDLVFKHGDWGYWLTPGAIFRFDKVDGGQYRVDPRGYFATMLGHLPASIAGGLWNNDGYYDSYYDKAIPTANEYISSFSAEQLVDKEASHPYITQIADDCKECHGSGEVNWPGENGEPPRLRACPKCKGEGLTSNNPADRLKVPFSDWEKLKDGGTVLNNPDTNINKYHNDKNGKIMSDILRALNLLNIDAAQSGNAKAIDQEKLYMFISTVSNKLFDTILFPTISDIIAFRNVRATGDGKTMPYVYDFTLIKPSQFQIKTAADLLDELINSTKGNIPGFIRKRQITEYVDKRFAGDDVFQKKTQVIEQLDDLFVYTEDEQLTMITTGKVQKTDLIFSRNLPSILDEISREKGTRYFKNASIDDLKALVDAKMKPLLVVKNFAVLDGNGNPTDVQNQPNN, encoded by the coding sequence ATGGCTTTACTTACACCGCAAAAGGCGCAGGATCTTCTTAATGACGTATCAAAAGCGCCAGACAGCCAAAGCATTCTTCTGAAGAAGCGAAAGGATGTGTTTCTGGAAGTATCCCTACACACACGTGGGGTAAGACCATCTTTTAGGGATCTATCGGGTGACAACGGAGGGTATATTATCCCTCCACGTTGGGGTGGGAAAGAGTACCAGTATATCTTTGAAACATTCCTGATAAATCGGCACCCCCGGGAGGCAGACGTAACCAGACAATGGCGCCTGAGCCAGTACAGGCCGCATACCAAGGCGCCTTTTGGCATGCTCACCGATATCCTGCGTGGTGCGATATTCCAGGATAGCCAGTATACCCTTACGTTGCCCGACAAAGACGACAACGATTACATATGGGGAAATAACTTCCAGGGCATGAACCTGATAACCTATATGTCGGAAGTCGTGTTACCTGGTATTATAGAGGATCCCAACGGCTACATCGTGCGCATGCCTTCCAAACCATACTTCGACCAAACGGCAGACAGGCTGGAGATCATGATACTTTTTGTGAACAGCAAAAATATCGTATATGATGGCCCGGAAGACCTTGTGTTTAAGCACGGAGACTGGGGATATTGGCTTACGCCAGGCGCTATATTTAGATTTGATAAGGTGGACGGCGGCCAATACCGGGTAGATCCGCGCGGTTACTTTGCCACCATGCTGGGACACCTACCTGCATCCATAGCCGGAGGTCTGTGGAATAATGATGGCTACTACGACAGCTACTACGATAAGGCGATCCCCACTGCCAACGAGTATATTTCATCGTTCTCTGCAGAACAACTGGTGGACAAGGAAGCAAGCCATCCGTACATTACGCAGATAGCCGATGATTGCAAAGAGTGTCATGGATCCGGAGAGGTAAATTGGCCCGGTGAGAATGGTGAACCGCCGAGACTGAGGGCGTGCCCAAAATGTAAAGGCGAAGGTTTAACCAGCAACAACCCGGCGGACAGACTGAAAGTGCCATTCAGCGACTGGGAGAAGCTCAAGGATGGCGGTACTGTATTGAACAACCCGGATACTAATATCAATAAGTACCACAACGATAAGAACGGCAAGATCATGAGCGACATCCTCCGTGCGCTCAATCTGCTCAATATTGACGCTGCCCAGAGTGGGAATGCTAAGGCCATAGACCAGGAAAAGCTGTACATGTTCATCAGCACGGTGAGCAATAAGCTATTCGACACCATACTTTTTCCCACCATTTCTGATATCATTGCATTCCGCAATGTGAGGGCCACCGGTGATGGTAAGACCATGCCATACGTCTATGATTTCACACTGATAAAGCCTTCTCAATTCCAGATCAAAACGGCTGCAGATCTCCTTGATGAACTTATCAACAGTACCAAGGGGAACATTCCAGGTTTTATTCGGAAACGCCAGATAACCGAATATGTTGACAAGCGTTTTGCCGGTGATGATGTCTTCCAGAAAAAAACACAAGTCATTGAGCAGCTGGACGATCTGTTTGTATATACTGAAGATGAGCAGCTAACAATGATCACAACTGGGAAGGTGCAGAAAACCGATCTGATTTTTTCCCGTAACTTGCCCTCCATTCTGGACGAGATCAGCAGGGAGAAAGGCACCAGATATTTCAAGAATGCCAGTATTGACGACCTTAAAGCACTGGTTGACGCGAAGATGAAGCCCCTCCTTGTGGTAAAGAACTTCGCAGTCTTGGATGGTAATGGCAACCCAACGGATGTACAAAATCAGCCCAATAACTGA
- a CDS encoding pentapeptide repeat-containing protein — translation MANLKIEIKSIWGSVLFSYEKEDNTVKDTVEEAVKQGASLDGASLYGASLDGASLDGASLDGASLRNAFLDGASLRNASLRNASLDGASLDGASLDGASLQPFKADLYEILVHAIPEVSDLKQAIIDGKIDGSVYQGDCACLVGTIANARRVDYEKMAGIMPQASRPAERLFAAIKKGDTPESNGIAKIVLDWIEEFELFVYPKPATPAPDTTLSSS, via the coding sequence ATGGCAAACCTGAAAATTGAAATCAAAAGCATCTGGGGCTCTGTACTGTTCTCTTATGAGAAGGAAGACAATACCGTAAAGGATACAGTAGAGGAAGCTGTTAAGCAAGGCGCATCCCTGGACGGCGCATCCCTGTACGGCGCATCCCTGGACGGCGCATCCCTGGACGGCGCATCCCTGGACGGCGCATCCCTGCGTAACGCATTCCTGGACGGCGCATCCCTGCGTAACGCATCCCTGCGTAACGCATCCCTGGACGGCGCATCCCTGGACGGCGCATCCCTGGACGGCGCATCCCTGCAGCCGTTTAAGGCAGACCTCTATGAGATCCTTGTTCATGCTATCCCTGAAGTCTCTGATTTGAAACAGGCCATCATTGACGGTAAAATAGATGGTAGCGTCTACCAGGGAGATTGTGCATGCCTTGTAGGTACTATTGCAAACGCCCGCCGTGTGGATTACGAAAAGATGGCTGGCATTATGCCACAAGCTTCTCGCCCCGCTGAAAGACTCTTTGCCGCCATTAAGAAAGGCGATACTCCTGAAAGCAATGGCATTGCAAAGATCGTTTTGGATTGGATCGAAGAATTTGAGCTATTCGTCTATCCCAAACCGGCTACGCCCGCTCCTGATACTACTCTTTCCTCATCATAA
- a CDS encoding fibronectin type III domain-containing protein: MTRTVTQTWAAVPRATQYEVQYRVIGDPTWSASIFTNTNSIDLQLEEGQSYQIRVRTICGSDTSDWAYGGIPVYSNDATCPAPTGVQVEQQGQNFVFTWLPTSSATGWNFRYRVTGQLAWTTLTLTSPTVTLTGLVVGASYEYQVNTVCNGSTTSDWGNTGYFSAGSSSATQSCPISYEEDEDFSGTLIGRKDGSNIVTLSGNLVYGASLPPASGDFIIAGQVALCCAPAADTTVPVSAPGFTGELTISASGQLTLYVDTFTGSMPITIALSGLSYQGFTGTCPPVTPDDPNPPVSTQLNGVLSIMCNDHGCSQQGNQTISITFPSATPAAVTLYLGFVDHVSSGNRYAGSAIFTPPAGATPNTFYPSATAPFVLNIPAGVTAFTSPANIYLMGYANNVSASWVCHSCLNPISDLYVRVASPSGYTANFTKGSSNYSGLTLHNV; this comes from the coding sequence ATGACCAGAACCGTAACACAGACCTGGGCCGCGGTGCCCCGGGCCACACAATATGAGGTGCAATACCGGGTGATAGGCGATCCCACCTGGTCCGCCTCCATCTTCACCAATACCAACAGCATCGACCTGCAGTTGGAGGAAGGCCAGTCCTACCAGATACGCGTGCGCACCATCTGTGGCAGCGATACCAGCGATTGGGCGTATGGCGGCATCCCCGTTTACTCCAATGATGCGACCTGCCCGGCGCCTACCGGGGTGCAGGTGGAACAGCAAGGGCAGAACTTCGTCTTTACCTGGCTGCCAACCAGCTCCGCAACCGGCTGGAATTTCCGGTACCGGGTAACCGGGCAGCTGGCATGGACCACGCTCACGCTCACCAGCCCCACTGTCACGTTAACGGGCCTTGTCGTTGGCGCATCTTACGAGTACCAGGTAAACACCGTGTGCAACGGCAGCACCACCAGCGATTGGGGCAACACTGGATACTTCTCCGCCGGCAGCAGTTCCGCCACGCAGAGCTGTCCCATTTCGTATGAGGAAGATGAAGACTTCAGCGGCACGCTGATAGGCCGCAAGGATGGTTCCAACATTGTCACCCTCTCCGGTAACCTGGTATACGGCGCCAGCCTGCCCCCAGCAAGCGGGGACTTCATAATTGCCGGCCAGGTAGCCCTTTGCTGTGCGCCTGCCGCTGATACCACGGTGCCAGTAAGCGCCCCCGGCTTTACCGGTGAGCTCACGATTAGCGCCTCCGGCCAACTGACGCTATACGTGGATACCTTCACTGGCTCCATGCCTATCACTATTGCCCTTTCCGGTCTTTCATACCAAGGGTTTACTGGTACCTGCCCACCGGTAACACCTGATGACCCCAATCCGCCAGTGAGCACCCAATTAAACGGCGTACTGTCCATTATGTGCAATGACCATGGCTGCAGCCAGCAGGGGAACCAAACTATATCCATCACGTTCCCGTCGGCAACGCCGGCAGCAGTCACCCTGTATCTTGGCTTCGTGGATCATGTGTCGTCTGGCAACCGTTATGCGGGTTCCGCTATCTTTACACCACCTGCCGGTGCAACGCCAAACACGTTCTACCCCAGTGCTACAGCGCCCTTTGTGCTCAACATACCGGCGGGTGTTACCGCCTTCACCAGCCCAGCAAATATTTACTTGATGGGATATGCAAACAACGTCAGTGCATCCTGGGTATGCCATTCCTGCCTGAATCCTATCAGTGATTTGTATGTGCGGGTGGCCAGTCCTTCAGGGTACACAGCCAACTTCACAAAGGGAAGTAGCAACTATAGTGGACTTACGCTGCATAATGTGTAA
- a CDS encoding terminase small subunit has product MALNEKQKRFCEEYLVDLNATKAAIRAGYSQATAYSQGHDLLKKPEVQAYLAEKRKELQERTGITVERVLREYARIAFFDPSSLYTVDGGLKQVRDLDADTAAVIAGVEVHEDFVSDSPNKEAIGQTKKVKFVDKIRALDSLSRHLGLFNDKMEHTGKDGGPIQTETIIRVVRGKRDSAGAGQPTPPSTETKKRGKKV; this is encoded by the coding sequence ATGGCATTGAACGAGAAGCAGAAGCGATTTTGTGAGGAATACCTGGTGGACTTGAACGCCACCAAGGCCGCCATACGGGCCGGATACTCCCAGGCCACCGCATACTCACAGGGCCATGACCTCCTGAAAAAACCCGAAGTCCAGGCGTATTTGGCAGAAAAGCGCAAGGAATTGCAGGAGCGAACCGGCATTACCGTGGAACGAGTGCTCAGGGAGTATGCCCGCATTGCCTTTTTTGATCCATCCTCCCTTTACACAGTGGATGGTGGCTTAAAGCAGGTGCGTGACCTGGATGCCGACACGGCGGCGGTGATCGCCGGTGTTGAGGTACACGAAGACTTCGTCAGCGATAGCCCGAACAAGGAAGCAATAGGCCAAACCAAAAAAGTGAAGTTCGTGGACAAAATACGGGCCCTGGACAGCCTTTCCCGGCACCTGGGGTTGTTCAACGATAAAATGGAACACACGGGCAAGGATGGCGGCCCAATTCAAACAGAAACGATAATTAGGGTAGTGCGTGGTAAACGAGATAGTGCTGGAGCTGGACAACCTACTCCCCCATCAACAGAAACTAAAAAACGAGGCAAAAAGGTTTAA
- a CDS encoding DEAD/DEAH box helicase → MDIIEHPSEFHISIGFNQWFKRNTQAVKALPDRRWNPVKKVWIIPGHARNAVYELRKTHHANIRLAAMLAPEQVGEIAPMPDLEVELPLKADLRPYQRQGIARGMQLRRLLVGDEQGLGKTLQSIGIVVGIEAALKQASFPCLVICPSSTKMNWKREWEKFSNKRAMILEDKVKTTWHTYWNAGMSDVFITNYESLKKYFVTSVPAKQKGERLLAKEIEMRSTISLFKSVIVDESHRCKDASTMQAKLVLRMCHGKENVLLLSGTPVVNKPIDLFPQLAIMNHAGTFGGRKDFLDRFCEGGRGASNLKELNFLLNKYCFFRREKKDVAKDLPEKQRQTIVCDITTRIEYNRAKNNFMQFLKDNGCDDREIARKMKGEIMVQMGKLKQISALGKMNEVQEFTQEILDAGEKLILFCSLHQIVDKLKELFPHAVTITGRDDMVSRQRSIDSFQQDPKCQLIICNIKAAGVGITLTASSRVAFVEYPWTYADCVQCEDRAHRIGQTNNVMCTYFLGGDTIDERLFEIIQEKKTVGNAITGATDTMEMAMVDKMLNLFNI, encoded by the coding sequence ATGGACATTATAGAACATCCTTCTGAATTTCACATCAGCATCGGCTTTAACCAATGGTTCAAGCGCAATACGCAGGCCGTAAAAGCTCTGCCAGATCGCCGCTGGAACCCGGTAAAGAAGGTATGGATTATACCTGGACATGCCCGCAATGCCGTGTACGAGCTCCGGAAGACACACCATGCAAACATTCGGCTTGCTGCTATGTTGGCTCCCGAGCAGGTTGGTGAGATTGCCCCCATGCCCGATCTGGAAGTGGAGCTGCCCCTGAAGGCAGACCTGCGCCCTTACCAGCGCCAAGGCATTGCCCGCGGCATGCAACTACGGCGCCTCCTGGTGGGTGATGAGCAGGGCCTGGGTAAGACACTCCAAAGCATAGGCATTGTGGTTGGTATTGAGGCTGCTTTAAAGCAGGCTTCTTTCCCCTGCCTGGTGATCTGCCCGTCGTCCACTAAGATGAACTGGAAGCGTGAATGGGAGAAGTTCTCCAATAAGCGCGCAATGATCCTCGAGGACAAGGTAAAAACAACCTGGCATACCTACTGGAATGCCGGCATGTCCGATGTGTTCATTACCAATTACGAGAGCTTGAAAAAGTATTTCGTGACCAGCGTGCCTGCCAAACAGAAAGGAGAGCGCCTGCTGGCCAAAGAAATTGAAATGCGCAGCACGATCTCCCTATTCAAGTCAGTCATCGTGGATGAGAGCCACCGGTGCAAGGACGCCAGCACGATGCAGGCCAAGCTGGTGCTGCGCATGTGCCACGGCAAAGAAAACGTCCTGCTTCTATCTGGTACGCCGGTTGTGAACAAACCAATCGACCTATTTCCACAACTGGCCATAATGAACCACGCCGGTACGTTCGGTGGCCGAAAGGACTTTCTGGACCGGTTCTGTGAGGGTGGCCGTGGTGCCAGCAACCTAAAAGAACTCAACTTCCTGCTGAATAAGTACTGCTTCTTCCGCCGGGAAAAGAAGGACGTGGCCAAGGACTTGCCAGAAAAACAGCGCCAGACCATCGTGTGCGATATCACTACCCGCATCGAGTATAACCGCGCTAAAAACAACTTCATGCAGTTCTTGAAGGATAACGGCTGCGATGACCGGGAAATCGCCCGAAAGATGAAGGGTGAGATCATGGTGCAGATGGGAAAGCTCAAACAGATCTCCGCCCTGGGCAAGATGAACGAGGTACAGGAATTCACCCAGGAGATCCTGGATGCCGGCGAAAAGCTCATCCTGTTCTGTAGCCTGCACCAGATAGTTGATAAGTTAAAAGAGCTCTTCCCCCATGCGGTAACCATCACCGGCCGTGACGACATGGTATCCCGCCAGCGTTCCATTGACTCTTTCCAGCAGGATCCCAAATGCCAGCTCATCATCTGTAACATCAAAGCAGCCGGCGTGGGCATTACCCTCACCGCTTCCAGCCGCGTGGCCTTCGTTGAGTACCCCTGGACATACGCGGACTGCGTGCAATGTGAGGACCGTGCACACCGCATCGGGCAAACCAACAATGTGATGTGCACCTACTTCCTGGGAGGTGACACAATCGACGAACGGCTGTTCGAAATCATCCAGGAAAAAAAGACTGTTGGTAATGCCATCACCGGCGCCACAGATACTATGGAAATGGCCATGGTAGACAAAATGCTTAACCTTTTCAACATTTAA
- the dnaB gene encoding replicative DNA helicase, whose translation MDLDLRNQQNSTWQKGKSKKNIHSGRQNADLTNMVYGKVPPQARDLEEAVLGAIMLEKGVFDLVAGVFTNPDVFYVEANKKIFQAMIRLSAACIPIDIMTVVEQLRFMGELDAVGGPFYVSQLTNDVVSSANLEAHARIIFQKFMARDLIRISAETLQDAYEDTTDVFDLLDKTEAKLFGISAEKAKTDSKHIISVFDKQITQLKARMQAKEDITGVPSGFHSLDRITAGWQPTDLIILAARPSMGKTALALNLVRNAALHPTKPTGAAIFCMEMNSGQLNDRIVSAESGVELKFITRGKLTESELFRVEECRAVFATAPLFIDDTPALTLFELRAKCRRLVKNHGVGLIVIDYLQLMGGGDDQRSGNREQEISRISRGLKQMAKELHVPVIALSQLSRAVENRKEGNQHPQLSDLRESGAIEQDADMVLFLYRSDYGKEAKDVDPALRNDASLKIAKHRNGELDTIALRTNLAIQKFYDLTEVNDAERSSRFIPFSEAEKRYSIDVPPAPADGIDDLPF comes from the coding sequence ATGGACCTGGACCTGCGAAATCAACAGAACAGTACCTGGCAGAAAGGAAAAAGCAAGAAGAACATACACTCAGGCCGCCAGAACGCTGATCTAACCAACATGGTCTACGGCAAGGTGCCGCCGCAGGCCCGTGACCTGGAAGAAGCCGTGCTGGGAGCTATCATGCTGGAGAAGGGAGTTTTCGACTTGGTAGCCGGCGTGTTCACCAACCCGGATGTGTTCTACGTGGAAGCCAATAAAAAGATCTTCCAAGCCATGATCCGGCTTTCTGCCGCCTGCATACCCATAGACATAATGACTGTGGTGGAGCAGCTCCGCTTCATGGGAGAACTGGATGCCGTAGGAGGGCCCTTTTACGTGAGCCAGCTTACCAACGATGTGGTCTCTTCAGCCAACCTGGAGGCCCATGCCCGCATCATTTTCCAGAAGTTCATGGCCCGGGATCTGATCCGGATATCGGCTGAGACCTTACAGGATGCATACGAAGATACCACCGACGTGTTTGACCTGCTGGACAAGACGGAAGCGAAGCTCTTTGGTATATCCGCCGAAAAGGCAAAGACCGATAGCAAGCATATCATATCCGTATTCGACAAGCAGATAACCCAGCTCAAGGCCCGCATGCAGGCGAAAGAGGATATTACCGGTGTACCAAGTGGTTTCCATTCCCTGGACCGTATCACCGCCGGATGGCAACCTACGGACCTCATTATCCTGGCTGCCAGGCCTTCCATGGGTAAGACAGCTCTGGCACTTAACCTGGTGCGCAACGCGGCCCTGCATCCAACAAAGCCCACCGGCGCAGCCATATTCTGCATGGAAATGAACAGCGGGCAATTGAATGACCGCATAGTTTCCGCCGAAAGCGGTGTAGAACTGAAGTTTATCACCCGCGGCAAGCTCACAGAATCCGAGTTATTCCGGGTAGAAGAGTGCCGCGCCGTCTTCGCCACCGCTCCCCTATTCATCGATGATACACCGGCGCTCACGCTGTTTGAGCTGCGCGCAAAATGCCGGCGCCTGGTTAAAAACCATGGTGTAGGCCTGATCGTGATAGATTACCTGCAGTTGATGGGCGGCGGTGATGACCAGCGCAGTGGTAACCGGGAGCAGGAGATATCCAGGATATCCCGCGGCCTGAAACAGATGGCCAAGGAATTGCACGTGCCGGTTATTGCCCTCTCCCAGCTCTCACGCGCCGTTGAAAACCGAAAGGAAGGCAACCAGCATCCGCAGCTCAGTGACCTTCGGGAATCGGGCGCTATTGAGCAGGATGCGGATATGGTGCTCTTCCTCTACCGGTCTGACTACGGCAAAGAAGCAAAGGACGTGGATCCTGCCCTGCGCAACGACGCCTCCCTGAAGATCGCCAAGCACCGTAACGGGGAGCTGGACACCATCGCCCTGCGCACCAACCTGGCTATTCAAAAATTTTATGACCTCACGGAGGTGAATGATGCCGAGCGTAGTTCCAGGTTCATACCATTCAGCGAAGCAGAGAAAAGATATTCCATAGACGTGCCGCCGGCACCGGCTGATGGCATTGATGACCTACCGTTTTAA